One segment of Paraburkholderia bonniea DNA contains the following:
- a CDS encoding CopD family protein: MRLDGLWFGQVAMAALMDVAFAFAFGSAVLGAWLASDARLTVAPGRLAWQRSQRSLLAAVVVLLLADLGWLLYQSAQMGGVRLPAAFALVPTVLLQTSVGYAWSVAFGGALLLLLSALVGPEGRARYLLLALGVLFVAAGKASMGHAADGGVLSAGLGLHVLHVVATSLWGGLVLAAGCAVLPALGASVARGVLIRTALKVSNVSLIALVFVLVSGVFNVERGAGASLEAIQSSIWGHVLLLKLALVALALVFGGLNRFLALPRLRRTASTMDAHTFVNVLYLEALTMIGIFIIAAALSHSAPPLTSMG, translated from the coding sequence TGGACGTCGCGTTTGCCTTCGCCTTCGGTTCGGCCGTGCTGGGCGCGTGGCTGGCGAGCGATGCGCGGCTAACTGTCGCACCAGGCCGCTTGGCCTGGCAGCGGTCGCAGCGTTCGCTGCTGGCGGCGGTGGTCGTGTTGCTGCTGGCAGACCTCGGCTGGCTGCTGTATCAGTCGGCGCAGATGGGCGGCGTGCGTTTGCCTGCGGCGTTTGCGCTGGTGCCGACGGTGTTGCTGCAAACCAGTGTTGGTTACGCGTGGAGTGTTGCTTTCGGCGGTGCGCTGCTTTTGCTGCTGAGTGCACTGGTAGGGCCTGAGGGACGTGCGCGTTATTTGTTGCTGGCTTTGGGCGTGCTGTTCGTGGCGGCGGGCAAAGCTTCGATGGGGCACGCTGCCGATGGCGGTGTGCTGTCGGCGGGGCTTGGTTTGCACGTGCTGCATGTGGTGGCAACCAGCTTGTGGGGTGGGCTGGTGCTGGCGGCGGGATGTGCTGTGCTGCCCGCGCTGGGTGCGTCGGTCGCGCGCGGAGTGCTGATTCGCACGGCGCTCAAGGTGTCGAATGTGTCGCTGATCGCGCTGGTGTTTGTGCTGGTGAGCGGCGTGTTCAATGTGGAGCGTGGCGCGGGTGCTTCGCTCGAAGCGATTCAGTCCAGCATCTGGGGCCATGTGCTGTTGCTCAAGCTCGCGCTGGTTGCGCTGGCGCTGGTGTTCGGCGGGCTGAACCGGTTTCTTGCCTTGCCGCGTTTGCGTCGCACCGCATCCACCATGGATGCACATACCTTCGTCAATGTGCTCTACCTCGAAGCGCTCACGATGATCGGTATTTTCATCATCGCAGCGGCGTTGTCGCATAGCGCGCCGCCCTTGACCTCGATGGGTTGA
- a CDS encoding glycine zipper 2TM domain-containing protein produces the protein MKMTGRIFTAVVVVGSLVLSGCTNMSSGSVYSSSQAQREETVRTGTVESVRVVKLSSNDGHSSGLGLIGGGALGAVAGSALGGGRGKILTTIAGGLAGAVAGRAVENRASVSNGLEIVVRLDNGETRAVTQAADEAFSAGDRVRLLSSGGTTRVTH, from the coding sequence ATGAAAATGACAGGGCGTATTTTTACCGCCGTGGTAGTGGTCGGCTCACTGGTTTTGTCTGGTTGTACCAACATGAGTTCGGGTAGCGTTTATTCGTCGTCGCAAGCTCAGCGCGAAGAAACGGTCCGCACTGGCACGGTCGAAAGCGTGCGGGTGGTGAAGCTCAGCTCGAACGATGGCCATAGCAGCGGCCTTGGTCTGATTGGCGGCGGCGCGCTGGGTGCTGTGGCGGGTAGCGCATTGGGTGGCGGGCGCGGCAAGATTCTGACAACCATCGCCGGTGGCCTGGCTGGCGCAGTGGCAGGACGTGCAGTCGAAAACCGTGCGTCAGTCAGCAATGGCCTGGAAATCGTCGTGCGCCTGGATAACGGCGAAACGCGCGCGGTTACGCAGGCAGCAGACGAAGCGTTCTCTGCGGGTGACCGGGTTCGCCTGCTCTCCAGCGGCGGCACGACTCGTGTCACTCACTAA
- a CDS encoding DUF6726 family protein, whose translation MAGLAALCVTLSGLSGCGVLAAPCRVASAGLKIVPVVGHVAALPTDACADVIDP comes from the coding sequence CTGGCTGGGCTCGCGGCATTGTGCGTCACGCTGTCTGGCTTGTCCGGCTGCGGTGTGCTCGCAGCACCTTGCCGCGTGGCGTCGGCGGGTTTAAAGATCGTGCCGGTGGTGGGCCATGTCGCCGCGCTGCCGACCGATGCCTGTGCCGATGTGATTGATCCTTAA
- a CDS encoding purine-cytosine permease family protein, with product MTNLNQAARGGGGIEVESRSIDYVPESERHAKLSSQGPFWFLGNFHFFTISIGFVGPSMGLTAGWTTLAGALGIMFGTIFMAFHGSQGPDMGLPQMIQSRAQFGYRGVILALLATLFVFVGFNVVNVALIADGMKSVFGLDPTMVTIISIAIGGLLSIYGHDLMHKVFKWALIATLPLYALVTLALMFGTTGAPAVHNPELGFNWIAFATQFAIGASYNISYAPYVSDYSRYLPKNTSRPKLITVIFISASLSGAWMIGLGAWMAEMLKSSDALAAMSQVGSSVVPGLGQLIVIVSVLGFLPIIALNTYSAMLTLLTGVDSIHKINPTRGARVISIIVISLVVMSCVLMIGGNGIHLLHQFLVLMLYFLVPWTAVNLVDFFFVRRGRYAIPDFFTPNGIYGAWQMRGIAAYLIGFAAMVPFFYINDSAANHEIFIGYFARLLGGVDVAWLVGLIVSGAVYLFLCRSLDLEAEDKVIRNIKESDFVAIARSTNDGQH from the coding sequence ATGACCAATCTGAATCAAGCCGCTCGCGGAGGCGGTGGCATCGAAGTCGAGAGCCGCTCAATCGACTACGTGCCTGAAAGCGAACGGCACGCCAAACTCAGCAGCCAGGGGCCGTTCTGGTTCCTTGGCAACTTCCACTTCTTTACGATTTCGATTGGCTTTGTCGGCCCCAGCATGGGCCTGACCGCAGGCTGGACCACGCTCGCAGGCGCGCTGGGCATCATGTTCGGCACCATCTTCATGGCGTTCCATGGCTCGCAAGGGCCTGACATGGGCTTGCCGCAAATGATCCAGTCGCGGGCACAGTTCGGCTATCGCGGCGTGATCCTTGCGCTGCTCGCCACGCTGTTTGTGTTTGTCGGCTTCAACGTGGTCAACGTCGCGCTGATCGCGGACGGCATGAAGAGCGTGTTCGGGCTGGACCCGACGATGGTGACCATCATCTCCATCGCTATCGGCGGGCTGCTGTCGATCTACGGCCACGACCTGATGCACAAGGTCTTCAAATGGGCCCTGATCGCCACGCTGCCGCTGTATGCACTGGTTACGCTGGCACTGATGTTCGGTACGACAGGCGCGCCTGCTGTGCATAACCCGGAACTCGGCTTTAACTGGATCGCGTTTGCCACTCAGTTTGCGATTGGTGCGAGCTACAACATCTCGTACGCACCGTATGTTTCTGATTACTCGCGCTATCTGCCGAAGAACACCAGCCGTCCGAAGCTGATTACCGTGATCTTTATCTCGGCATCGCTCTCGGGCGCGTGGATGATCGGTCTGGGCGCATGGATGGCAGAAATGCTGAAGTCGTCCGACGCGCTCGCGGCAATGAGCCAGGTAGGTTCATCCGTCGTGCCGGGGCTGGGACAACTGATCGTGATCGTGTCGGTGCTGGGCTTCTTGCCGATCATCGCGCTGAACACCTATAGCGCGATGCTGACCCTGCTGACCGGCGTCGATTCGATCCATAAGATCAATCCCACTCGCGGCGCACGCGTGATCTCGATCATCGTCATCAGCCTCGTCGTGATGTCGTGCGTGCTGATGATTGGCGGCAATGGCATCCACCTGCTGCACCAGTTCCTCGTGCTGATGCTGTACTTCCTCGTGCCATGGACGGCCGTCAACCTGGTGGATTTCTTCTTCGTGCGCCGGGGCCGTTATGCGATTCCTGACTTCTTCACGCCAAACGGCATTTACGGTGCGTGGCAGATGCGCGGCATTGCGGCCTACCTGATTGGCTTTGCTGCGATGGTGCCGTTCTTCTACATCAACGATTCCGCCGCCAATCACGAGATCTTCATCGGCTACTTCGCCCGTCTGCTGGGTGGCGTTGACGTAGCCTGGCTGGTCGGGCTGATCGTCTCGGGCGCGGTATATCTGTTCTTGTGCCGCTCACTTGATCTTGAAGCCGAAGACAAAGTGATTCGCAATATCAAGGAAAGCGACTTCGTCGCCATTGCACGCAGCACGAACGACGGCCAGCATTAA
- the speB gene encoding agmatinase yields the protein MTEAEHFQPLSGNAMPRSGGIATMMRLPHVESAEGLDACFVGVPFDLGTSNRTGARFGPRQIRSESALLRPYNMATRAAPFDSLQVADIGDVAINPYNLHDSIKRIEDAYDSILKHGTKPLTLGGDHTITLPILRSIHRKYGKVGLIHVDAHADVNDTMMGEKIAHGTPFRRAVEEGLLDCKRVVQIGLRGTGYAAEDFDWCRDQGFRVVQAEECWNQTLVPLMTQIREQMGDGPVYITFDIDGIDPAFAPGTGTPEIAGLTVPQALEIIRGSHGLNIIGCDLVEVAPPYDPFGTTALLGANLAFELLCVLPGVERRG from the coding sequence ATGACTGAAGCCGAACACTTTCAGCCGCTCAGCGGTAATGCGATGCCACGTAGCGGCGGGATTGCAACCATGATGCGGTTGCCGCATGTCGAATCAGCCGAAGGGCTCGACGCCTGCTTTGTCGGCGTGCCGTTTGACCTCGGCACCTCGAACCGCACCGGCGCACGGTTTGGCCCGCGCCAGATCCGCAGTGAATCCGCGCTGCTGCGCCCCTACAACATGGCCACGCGCGCCGCGCCGTTTGATTCATTACAGGTGGCCGATATCGGCGACGTCGCCATCAATCCATACAACCTGCACGATTCGATCAAACGCATCGAAGACGCTTACGACAGCATCCTCAAGCACGGCACCAAGCCGCTCACGCTGGGCGGCGACCACACCATCACCCTGCCGATCCTGCGCTCGATCCATCGCAAGTACGGCAAGGTCGGCCTGATTCACGTCGATGCCCACGCTGACGTCAACGACACGATGATGGGCGAGAAGATCGCCCACGGCACACCGTTTCGCCGGGCGGTTGAAGAAGGCCTGCTCGACTGCAAACGCGTCGTGCAGATCGGCCTGCGTGGCACGGGTTACGCCGCGGAAGATTTCGACTGGTGCCGCGACCAGGGCTTTCGCGTGGTGCAAGCGGAGGAGTGCTGGAACCAGACACTGGTGCCACTGATGACGCAAATCCGCGAGCAGATGGGCGACGGGCCGGTCTACATCACTTTCGATATCGACGGCATCGACCCAGCCTTCGCCCCCGGCACCGGCACCCCTGAAATCGCCGGGCTGACCGTGCCACAAGCCCTGGAAATCATTCGCGGCAGCCACGGGCTGAACATCATCGGCTGCGATCTCGTCGAAGTCGCTCCGCCCTATGACCCGTTCGGCACCACCGCGCTGCTGGGCGCGAACCTCGCCTTTGAATTGTTGTGCGTGCTGCCTGGCGTCGAGCGGCGCGGCTAA
- a CDS encoding glycosyl hydrolase family 28-related protein: MLFFKLMVRPVVAGGLAILGTHTAFAGEICGGETMPTTPPVLCAQDFGLYPGVGTDSAPMMQKALDSASERKRGLFFPAGIYRFGEPLKIRSHNSIIGSTKDATIFAGPVPNGLATGMGDESYSAAVTDVTIENIIFNNIYVRFYGPYKRRMAIRYNVFINTNRAGEQLAVSHIPYEVRGNVLMRGPNYPGLGLSTYANKVINGRGLLVEGNFLGSPDQRQRASTYVDNKTGALIDRVLQLRKDGRLSFSDDQGNYVAGWYATSQLQGAVFRRNYFAGNTLRKLWNPKTGEEDIQRDHNIYLKEYNGVDIVQNYFSGWPDQPAGQLKFRNAQNLVFAANYLDGISFNARPYDNSLLMFMRDTYIFNNVLKQIEVNHKPSESLVSYWQNFTDSPSAKIDVRDYLVFSNRFAAADKATCRVTAPKVTLSPGQFLAADNRYADGSAVASCGSVRESTVEQMKARLPQAKHKYLALQPIEPGMANDWPASDPAVKQ, translated from the coding sequence ATGTTATTTTTTAAATTGATGGTTCGTCCCGTGGTGGCCGGTGGCCTGGCAATATTGGGTACCCATACCGCGTTTGCTGGCGAAATCTGTGGTGGTGAAACCATGCCCACTACGCCCCCAGTGCTGTGTGCCCAGGATTTTGGTTTGTATCCGGGCGTCGGCACGGATTCAGCCCCGATGATGCAAAAGGCGCTTGATTCAGCCTCGGAGCGGAAGCGGGGTTTGTTTTTCCCCGCGGGAATTTACCGTTTTGGCGAGCCGCTCAAAATACGAAGCCATAACTCGATCATTGGCTCAACCAAAGACGCGACGATTTTTGCCGGGCCAGTGCCGAATGGCCTGGCGACAGGGATGGGCGATGAAAGCTACAGTGCGGCCGTGACCGATGTCACGATCGAAAACATTATTTTCAACAACATCTATGTGCGTTTTTATGGGCCGTATAAACGCCGCATGGCTATCCGCTATAACGTCTTCATCAATACCAACCGGGCGGGTGAGCAACTGGCGGTGTCTCATATTCCCTATGAGGTCAGGGGCAATGTGCTGATGCGCGGCCCGAATTATCCGGGGCTCGGGCTGAGCACTTACGCTAACAAGGTCATTAATGGACGTGGCCTGCTGGTAGAAGGTAATTTCCTGGGCTCACCCGATCAGCGGCAGCGCGCCTCAACCTATGTCGACAATAAAACCGGTGCATTGATTGATCGCGTGCTTCAGTTACGCAAAGACGGGCGGCTTTCTTTTAGCGATGACCAGGGTAATTACGTTGCGGGCTGGTATGCAACGAGTCAGCTACAAGGCGCGGTATTCCGGCGGAATTATTTTGCGGGCAATACCCTGCGCAAATTGTGGAATCCGAAAACCGGGGAGGAGGACATCCAGCGCGATCACAATATCTATCTCAAGGAATATAACGGTGTCGATATTGTGCAGAATTATTTCTCGGGCTGGCCCGATCAGCCTGCCGGACAGCTTAAATTCCGCAACGCGCAGAATCTGGTGTTTGCCGCGAATTATCTCGATGGGATTTCGTTCAACGCCCGGCCTTATGACAATAGTTTGCTGATGTTCATGCGCGATACGTATATCTTTAATAATGTGCTGAAGCAAATCGAGGTTAATCACAAGCCTAGTGAATCGCTAGTGAGTTACTGGCAGAATTTCACCGATTCGCCATCCGCCAAAATTGATGTGCGTGATTATCTGGTATTCAGCAATCGTTTTGCTGCAGCGGATAAAGCCACGTGCCGTGTGACTGCGCCAAAGGTCACGCTAAGCCCGGGGCAGTTTCTGGCGGCAGACAATCGTTATGCAGATGGTTCGGCCGTGGCTAGTTGCGGTTCGGTGCGGGAAAGTACCGTCGAGCAGATGAAAGCCAGGTTGCCGCAGGCCAAGCACAAATATCTTGCGCTGCAGCCCATAGAGCCTGGTATGGCTAATGATTGGCCCGCATCAGATCCCGCAGTGAAGCAATAA
- a CDS encoding ESPR-type extended signal peptide-containing protein, giving the protein MNKIYRTLWNATTQSWSAASELARGQGKGSGANKMVLTTTLASAIAGMFSTSHAVALESDPAMLETPPAVIEISEDERLDKTLTNSLPSVLPQAQPLSTTPATVKFGQPQALSLASEPRLAAYAAAAIVQGEGATTRPGQSEDIAIGNSAVISVVTGTGKDWLDETGRLGSVVIGNAAKQIVDSEGSTGGGVAIGDHAKTTRSSVAIGTRANASGNIQASAVGTYSNASGPRSSAFGYAATSSADSSIALGISSTASAKNAVALGNDSLADGESTVSIGNATLQRRITRMAKGTADTDAVNVSQLKGIATALGGGAEVNADGSIKAPNYTIQGTGYTSIGEALTKLDGATTTNTTNITNLDAKVDHFTSGLAGLVQQDPTSKTITVASATDGRLINLAGTAGPRVLSGIANGTGDTDAVSIAQLKSVGVIDPTGKLLTAVVYDDLTLGRVTMGGSYGTVIGNVADGLIAASSKEAINGSQLFTLKQEMEKKFTALDADITNLGDKITNLSGDVTNLNTLVTNKLIDDSKGTTLSPGTGSGSHQIGPGATAAGTNSLAIGPDAKANSNNSVALGPGSVADRDNTISVGSAGNERQITNVAAGTAPTDAVNLNQLNSRFNSAQNAINSVARNAYAGAAAAMAMPNITPSGPGRTVIAAGAANYKSGSATAASITYRSLNSRWLINGAISVTSTGDAAVRTQIGYEF; this is encoded by the coding sequence ATGAACAAGATTTATCGCACGCTCTGGAACGCCACGACACAAAGCTGGTCGGCGGCCTCTGAACTGGCCCGTGGGCAAGGCAAAGGCTCTGGCGCAAATAAGATGGTACTCACCACAACCTTGGCCAGCGCCATCGCAGGGATGTTTTCGACGAGCCATGCCGTAGCGCTGGAATCTGATCCCGCCATGCTTGAAACGCCCCCTGCCGTTATCGAAATAAGCGAAGACGAGCGTCTGGATAAAACCTTGACGAACAGCCTGCCAAGCGTCCTACCGCAAGCACAGCCCCTCTCCACAACACCCGCAACCGTCAAGTTCGGGCAACCGCAAGCGCTCAGCCTCGCCAGCGAGCCTCGCCTCGCAGCTTATGCGGCAGCGGCAATTGTTCAGGGGGAAGGCGCAACGACGCGTCCAGGACAGTCTGAGGACATAGCCATCGGCAATAGCGCGGTGATCTCCGTAGTTACCGGCACCGGAAAAGACTGGTTGGATGAAACAGGTCGACTCGGCTCGGTGGTGATAGGCAATGCGGCAAAGCAGATTGTTGACAGTGAAGGAAGTACTGGCGGCGGAGTCGCCATAGGCGACCACGCAAAGACCACCCGCTCTTCTGTCGCTATCGGGACCCGGGCAAACGCCTCTGGCAATATCCAGGCCTCTGCCGTAGGAACGTATTCAAACGCCTCCGGGCCACGCTCCTCAGCTTTTGGATATGCAGCAACCTCCAGCGCCGATAGCTCAATCGCTCTTGGCATCAGCAGCACAGCCTCAGCAAAAAATGCCGTCGCGCTAGGAAACGACAGCCTGGCTGACGGTGAAAGCACGGTATCCATCGGCAACGCAACACTCCAGCGCCGAATCACCCGCATGGCCAAAGGCACCGCCGATACCGACGCCGTCAACGTCAGCCAGCTCAAGGGCATCGCTACCGCACTCGGCGGCGGCGCAGAGGTCAACGCCGATGGCTCGATCAAAGCCCCGAACTATACGATCCAGGGCACGGGCTATACCAGCATCGGCGAGGCACTCACCAAGCTCGACGGCGCCACCACCACCAACACCACCAACATCACCAACCTCGACGCCAAGGTCGATCACTTCACCAGCGGCCTGGCCGGCCTCGTGCAGCAAGACCCCACCAGCAAAACCATCACGGTTGCCAGCGCCACCGATGGCCGCCTCATCAACCTCGCAGGCACCGCTGGCCCACGTGTGCTGAGCGGCATCGCCAACGGCACGGGCGACACCGATGCAGTCTCGATTGCCCAATTGAAATCAGTCGGGGTGATTGATCCCACCGGCAAGCTCCTGACTGCCGTGGTCTACGACGATCTCACGCTGGGACGCGTCACCATGGGCGGCTCTTACGGCACAGTCATCGGCAACGTCGCGGACGGCCTCATCGCTGCAAGCAGCAAGGAAGCCATCAATGGCAGCCAGTTGTTCACGCTGAAACAAGAGATGGAGAAGAAGTTCACTGCGCTGGATGCCGATATCACCAACCTCGGCGACAAGATCACCAACCTGAGCGGTGACGTGACGAATCTGAACACCCTCGTGACCAACAAGCTGATCGACGACAGCAAGGGCACCACGCTCTCGCCCGGCACCGGTTCAGGCAGCCACCAGATTGGCCCTGGCGCAACGGCTGCGGGCACGAACAGCCTGGCCATTGGCCCCGATGCAAAAGCGAATAGCAACAACTCCGTCGCACTCGGGCCGGGCTCAGTGGCAGACCGCGACAACACAATTTCAGTGGGCTCCGCAGGCAACGAGCGGCAAATCACCAACGTCGCAGCAGGCACTGCGCCCACCGACGCGGTGAACCTCAACCAGTTGAACAGCCGCTTCAACTCCGCCCAAAACGCGATCAACTCCGTGGCGCGCAATGCTTACGCCGGAGCTGCCGCCGCGATGGCGATGCCGAACATCACGCCATCCGGCCCAGGCCGCACAGTCATTGCGGCGGGTGCGGCGAACTACAAGAGCGGCTCGGCCACAGCGGCCAGCATCACCTACCGCTCGCTGAATAGCCGCTGGCTGATCAATGGCGCGATCTCGGTGACATCAACCGGCGATGCAGCCGTGCGCACGCAAATCGGCTACGAGTTTTAA
- a CDS encoding ESPR-type extended signal peptide-containing protein: MNKVYRILWNTATQSWSVTSELARGRRKNGTNKKILAAVILAGSGSMGSISAIAAPANSFAVGILATSSAEASCLSSTTPGAISTSGSVCDAGGGGKQAALISYDDKGGWGSYIVAPNPDSIHLGAGGKSALKITKDGIFANNNLDMASKKIASLAVGTADTDAVNVSQLKGIATALGGGAAVNADGSIKAPNYVIQGTGYTNVGDAFTKLDGTTTNNTTNITDLDAKVSSITGGTTGLVQQDATSKAITVAKDTGGTTVSLAGTAGARQLKGMSSGTADTDAVNVSQLKGIATALGGGAAVNADGSIKAPNYVIQGTGYTNVGDAFTRLDGATTNNTTNITNLDAKVSSITSGTTGLVQQDATSKAITVAKDTDGTTVSLTGTAGARQLKGMSSGTADTDAVNVSQLKGIATALGGGAAVNADGSIKAPSYTIQGTSYTNVGDAFTRLDGATTTNTTNITNLDSKVSSITGGTTGLVQQDGTSKIITIAKDTDGVTVSLNGTSGTRQIKDMSKGTADTDAVNVSQLKGVATALGGGAAVNADGSIKAPSYTIQGTSYTNVGDAFTRLDGATTTNTTNITNLDAKVSSITSGTIGLVQQDPTSKTITVASATDGRLINLAGTTGPRVLSGIGNGTNDTDAVSIAQLKSVGLIDPSGKLMASVVYDDLTLGHVTLGGSYGTVIGNVADGLVAAGSKEAINGGQLFTLQQEMEKKFTALDADITNLGDKITNLGGDVTNLNTLVTNKLADASTSVKLSPGTGAGSIQIGPGATASGANSIAMGAEAKATGYNAVALGSGSVADRDNTISVGSAGNERQITNVAAGTAPTDAVNLGQLNGRFDSAQRAIDSVARHAYAGVAAAMAMPNMTPSGPGRTIIAAGAANYKSAAAAAAGITYRSLNNRWLINGAVSVTNTGSAAARTQMGYEF; encoded by the coding sequence ATGAACAAGGTTTATCGCATTCTCTGGAACACCGCGACACAAAGCTGGTCGGTTACATCTGAACTCGCGCGTGGCCGGCGTAAAAATGGGACGAATAAAAAAATTCTCGCCGCCGTGATACTCGCTGGAAGCGGGAGCATGGGATCAATCAGCGCCATTGCGGCACCCGCTAATTCTTTCGCCGTCGGCATCCTCGCCACATCCTCGGCAGAAGCTTCATGTTTGTCATCAACGACTCCAGGTGCCATTTCGACAAGCGGCTCAGTTTGCGATGCGGGTGGTGGCGGCAAACAGGCAGCGCTCATTTCTTATGACGACAAGGGTGGCTGGGGCTCGTACATCGTCGCACCCAATCCGGATTCGATCCACCTTGGTGCTGGCGGAAAGAGCGCACTAAAAATCACTAAAGACGGGATTTTCGCCAACAATAATCTCGATATGGCCAGCAAGAAAATCGCCTCACTCGCAGTTGGCACCGCCGATACCGATGCGGTCAACGTCAGCCAGCTCAAAGGCATAGCAACAGCACTCGGCGGCGGCGCAGCGGTCAACGCCGATGGCTCGATCAAGGCCCCGAACTACGTCATCCAGGGCACGGGCTATACCAACGTCGGCGACGCATTCACCAAGCTCGATGGCACCACCACCAACAACACCACCAACATCACCGATCTGGACGCCAAAGTCAGCAGCATCACCGGCGGCACTACCGGCCTGGTGCAGCAAGACGCAACCAGCAAAGCCATCACGGTTGCCAAAGACACCGGCGGCACCACCGTCAGCCTCGCCGGTACAGCCGGTGCCCGCCAGCTCAAAGGCATGTCATCAGGCACCGCCGATACTGACGCCGTCAACGTCAGCCAGCTCAAAGGCATAGCAACAGCACTCGGCGGCGGCGCAGCGGTCAACGCCGATGGCTCGATCAAGGCCCCGAACTACGTCATCCAGGGCACGGGCTATACCAACGTCGGCGACGCGTTCACCAGGCTCGACGGTGCCACCACCAACAACACCACCAACATCACCAACCTCGACGCCAAAGTCAGCAGCATCACCAGCGGCACTACCGGCCTCGTGCAGCAAGACGCCACCAGCAAAGCCATCACGGTTGCCAAAGACACCGACGGCACCACCGTCAGCCTCACCGGCACAGCTGGTGCCCGCCAGCTCAAAGGCATGTCATCAGGCACCGCCGATACTGACGCCGTCAACGTCAGCCAGCTCAAAGGCATAGCAACAGCACTCGGCGGCGGCGCAGCGGTCAACGCCGATGGCTCGATCAAAGCCCCGAGCTATACGATCCAGGGCACGAGCTATACCAACGTCGGCGACGCATTCACCAGGCTCGACGGTGCCACCACCACCAACACCACCAACATCACCAATCTGGACTCCAAAGTCAGCAGCATCACTGGCGGCACTACCGGCCTGGTGCAGCAAGATGGCACCAGCAAAATCATCACCATCGCCAAAGACACCGACGGTGTCACCGTCAGCCTCAACGGCACCAGCGGCACCCGTCAGATCAAGGACATGTCTAAAGGCACGGCCGATACCGACGCCGTCAACGTCAGCCAGCTCAAGGGCGTAGCAACAGCACTCGGCGGCGGCGCAGCGGTCAACGCCGATGGCTCGATCAAGGCCCCGAGCTATACGATCCAGGGCACGAGCTATACCAACGTCGGCGACGCATTCACCAGGCTCGACGGTGCCACCACCACCAACACCACCAACATCACCAACCTCGACGCCAAAGTCAGCAGCATCACCAGCGGCACTATCGGCCTCGTGCAGCAAGACCCCACCAGCAAAACCATCACGGTTGCCAGCGCCACCGATGGCCGCCTCATCAACCTCGCAGGCACCACTGGCCCACGCGTGCTGAGCGGAATTGGCAACGGCACCAACGACACCGACGCAGTCTCGATTGCCCAGTTGAAATCAGTTGGCCTGATTGATCCGTCGGGCAAGCTCATGGCATCCGTGGTCTACGACGATCTCACGCTAGGGCACGTCACACTGGGCGGCTCTTACGGCACAGTCATCGGCAATGTCGCGGACGGCCTGGTCGCTGCGGGCAGCAAGGAAGCCATCAATGGCGGCCAACTGTTCACGCTGCAACAAGAGATGGAAAAGAAGTTCACTGCACTGGATGCCGATATCACCAACCTCGGCGACAAGATCACCAACCTGGGCGGCGACGTGACGAATCTGAACACCCTCGTGACCAACAAGCTGGCAGACGCCAGCACGAGCGTAAAGCTCTCACCGGGCACGGGCGCAGGCAGCATTCAGATCGGGCCTGGTGCAACAGCCAGTGGTGCCAACAGCATCGCCATGGGCGCAGAAGCGAAAGCCACCGGCTATAACGCAGTCGCCCTCGGATCAGGCTCAGTGGCCGACCGCGACAACACGATCTCCGTAGGCTCCGCTGGCAACGAGCGGCAAATCACCAACGTCGCAGCGGGCACCGCGCCCACCGACGCGGTGAACCTCGGCCAGTTGAACGGCCGTTTCGACTCCGCCCAGCGCGCGATCGACTCCGTGGCCCGTCATGCCTACGCCGGGGTCGCCGCTGCCATGGCGATGCCGAACATGACGCCATCCGGCCCGGGCCGCACGATCATCGCGGCAGGCGCAGCGAACTACAAGAGCGCGGCAGCCGCTGCCGCAGGCATCACTTACCGTTCGCTGAATAACCGCTGGCTGATCAACGGTGCGGTTTCGGTAACCAACACCGGTTCTGCTGCCGCGCGCACGCAAATGGGCTACGAGTTTTAA